Proteins co-encoded in one Yamadazyma tenuis chromosome 1, complete sequence genomic window:
- a CDS encoding uncharacterized protein (EggNog:ENOG503NV77; COG:S) — MSKVGHRSLANTQDMTRYVCDIVNCKKSFTRADHLARHRLNHESGSRHRCEWPNCGKTFVRNDVYKKHYREQHEHKSEKTEKISKPSSKPIRFVFMDESKLPKMEPEETNSISPLLNNSSYTQIETPTLSPFTPVDSQEDMNQNIDPANLSINELVSSDELIRWLFGGIENNSDSSSVTVTISPNESLENFPELEEFEYPFGSHSIVGGQQKLAVDNLCNRPKEANEPEIPHFPFSNEQTVIDQSIMEGLEDALPSIKFQEDFKGESLQYYLEIYWKYYHPQFPILNKPSFSTRKSHPILILSMITIGAYLSSTLKSDSSRKGRFFSESIAVPLRWAIYKSKEFKPPPKLWVVQSLVLLQTNEICCSSRDLHERANLHRGLSIQMLKRSPMFGGNPWVKPSVNSGENYQKDATIPPYSSQEHWDKWIEDESMKRCALATFYLETLHAVVFGHDMVIDLHDVKPTLPCNEHFWRTGRYSENCLQKPLTLLAAIKSILHKKPVKTRGFGKRIILSGLIALSFEVKDREFEFSISELKSVKQLWQSNIDEAFKFWDLNCSLSAQKNVSPRIWSETYSIPLRELYESYTQMKHYDFMVYAGAPGRMNVEFNEKEVELVTSRIVDWTNSIQGKRAVVLIYSYFCNLLFAGENQEPHNYDPKEDRCFYRKQMISHMLSILWCYNFHSCGPESHDFRWNSENPDHIPSKEDGHAHLQRVKAELTMLAGKPFTTENIYEDVELFAGVLDSVSGRGNMVGLFRIFKTEYLSDSSEIMLQQRVDFLESKIKDLEESALKKDISSPGLDKSSSIDSSSPGSGLKKSIIECAAFIPLKNDDKTSVYVGGSGFSVAHMIEGYLLEDEAVADYPDADSGSNMGAQINLPKIEDIIKDEKLTSYYMENYLTIIHTRFPFLSRTYVESLHNNAYRLILKPKSGSVMDRFILLMVYAIGAYLKQDANSPDQNTVAHFSLYKHALSKDLKSVLQAETISNVHAILLLVIYKLRFPNGSTIWYLVGTALRLCIEFGLHRRNLEFFVSNPFAYLIQCRTFWSVYALEKVISNFFGRPFSINDRDIDIDLPIDIDESVTDDMSIKNKFYQTYPHLNLENFPVEEDEGATNTRTSISVAIIYFKLRQIDSKIHNKIYRVDIPFEDIPRQIIAEIQGKMKHWLDSLPSYLTKRECDYCLYLYNKQIRSLIVPFMNRLEANDPLFIECIKSSINICKLNRRIHDSRSSRHRLSIVSLQTIFLSGVTIIYGLFSRKVIWDFDVSEGLRSCSSTLVLLAERCPSCSQYRDAFEKLFEQVSHARSLQQGSLTSDYERPIGGLSSLTDSSDMFGQDQFIKEANKRHFIDNMKTFNTLANSEYIQEENFDVLFDFSDVDTIFRRLGNLNNNHSGLGIDL, encoded by the exons ACTGGAGAAGACGGAAAAGATCTCAAAACCAAGTAGCAAGCCTATTAGGTTTGTGTTTATGGATGAGTCTAAGCTTCCTAAGATGGAGCCTGAAGAAACAAACTCTATTTCACCattattgaacaattcgAGTTATACCCAAATAGAAACCCCTACATTGCTGCCATTTACACCCGTTGACTCCCAAGAAGATATGAACCAAAATATCGACCCTGCAAACCTTTCTATTAATGAGCTTGTGTCTTCGGACGAGCTAATAAGATGGCTATTTGGAGGTATCGAAAATAATTCAGACTCCTCTTCTGTTACTGTCACCATTTCCCCCAACGAAAGCTTGGAGAATTTTCCtgagcttgaagaatttgagtATCCGTTTGGATCTCATTCAATAGTTGGTGGACAACAGAAGCTTGCGGTTGATAATCTTTGTAACCGGCCAAAAGAGGCGAACGAGCCCGAAATCCCACATTTTCCCTTTAGCAACGAACAGACTGTGATAGACCAGTCTATAATGGAGGGGTTGGAAGATGCTTTGCCATCGATAAAATTTCAGGAAGACTTCAAGGGCGAATCTCTACAATACTATTTGGAGATATACTGGAAATACTACCACCCGCAGTTTCCTATATTGAACAAACCGTCTTTTTCCACCAGAAAAAGCCACCCCATATTGATCTTGTCGATGATTACCATTGGTGCGTATCTTTCCAGCACCTTGAAGTCAGATTCTTCACGAAAGGGCCGATTTTTCTCTGAAAGCATAGCAGTTCCTCTTCGGTGGGCCATCTACAAGTCTAAGGAATTTAAACCTCCTCCAAAACTTTGGGTGGTCCAATCGTTGGTGCTATTGCAGACAAATGAAATCTGCTGCTCATCTAGAGATTTACATGAGAGAGCTAACTTACACAGGGGCTTATCCATTCagatgttgaaaagaagCCCTATGTTTGGGGGTAACCCATGGGTGAAGCCTTCTGTAAACTCTGGAGAAAACTACCAAAAAGATGCCACCATCCCACCATATTCAAGCCAGGAACACTGGGACAAAtggattgaagatgagtcCATGAAGAGGTGTGCTTTGGCCACCTTTTACTTGGAAACCTTACATGCAGTGGTGTTTGGACATGATATGGTCATCGACTTACACGACGTTAAACCCACTTTACCTTGTAATGAGCATTTTTGGAGAACCGGGAGATACTCAGAAAATTGCTTGCAGAAGCCATTGACGTTGTTGGCAGCCATAAAAAGTATCTTACACAAGAAGCCCGTCAAGACTCGAGGTTTTGGCAAAAGAATCATTCTTTCCGGTCTTATTGCATTGTCGTTTGAAGTCAAGGACCGAGAATTCGAGTTTTCCATTTCAGAGCTAAAGTCCGTCAAACAGCTCTGGCAGAGTaatattgatgaagccttcaagttttgggACTTAAACTGTTCTTTGTCAGCCCAGAAGAATGTTAGCCCCAGGATTTGGTCCGAAACATACTCGATTCCGTTACGAGAGCTATATGAAAGCTACACTCAAATGAAACACTATGACTTCATGGTGTACGCTGGAGCACCAGGAAGAATGAATGTCGAGTTCAATGAGAAGGAAGTCGAACTAGTCACGTCTCGGATAGTGGACTGGACGAATAGCATCCAAGGTAAGAGGGCGGTTGTGCTTATCTATTCGTATTTCTGTAACTTGTTATTCGCCGGAGAAAACCAAGAACCACACAACTACGACCCCAAAGAGGACAGATGTTTTTACAGAAAACAAATGATAAGTCATATGCTTTCCATTCTCTGGTGCTACAATTTCCATAGCTGTGGGCCCGAATCTCATGACTTCAGGTGGAACTCGGAAAACCCAGACCATATACCCAGCAAAGAAGATGGCCACGCTCACCTTCAGCGAGTGAAAGCCGAGTTAACCATGCTTGCAGGCAAGCCCTTCACCACAGAAAACATATATGAAGACGTAGAACTTTTTGCAGGAGTGTTGGATTCAGTTTCTGGAAGAGGGAATATGGTAGGATTGTTTCGCATTTTCAAAACAGAGTACTTGAGTGACTCGTCGGAGATA ATGTTGCAACAAAGAGTAGACTTTTTAGAgtccaaaatcaaggatttggaagaGTCTGCCTTGAAAAAAGACATTTCAAGCCCCGGATTAGATAAGTCGTCAAGTATAGATAGCAGTTCACCAGGAAGCGGGTTAAAAAAGAGCATTATTGAATGTGCTGCGTTTATACCCTTAAAAAATGATGACAAAACGTCTGTTTATGTGGGAGGTTCTGGCTTCAGCGTCGCTCATATGATTGAAGGCTACCTCCTAGAGGATGAAGCAGTTGCGGATTATCCAGATGCAGATTCTGGTTCCAATATGGGAGCCCAAATCAATCTACCGAAGATAGAGGATATCATAAAAGACGAGAAGTTGACCTCATATTATATGGAAAACTACCTCACCATAATACATACCCGATTTCCGTTTTTGAGCAGGACATATGTGGAGTCCCTTCACAACAATGCATATCGTCTTATATTAAAGCCTAAATCTGGTCTGGTGATGGATAGATTTATTTTATTGATGGTGTATGCCATTGGGGCGTATTTGAAGCAGGATGCCAACTCGCCCGATCAAAACACAGTGGCTCATTTCAGTCTATATAAACATGCTTTGAGcaaggatttgaagtcGGTGCTTCAGGCTGAAACCATATCTAATGTCCATGCCATCCTTCTATTGGTGATATACAAGTTGAGATTTCCTAACGGACTGACAATATGGTATTTGGTGGGGACAGCTTTGAGGTTGTGTATTGAGTTTGGACTCCACAGAAGGAACCTAGAGTTCTTTGTGAGTAACCCATTTGCGTACTTGATCCAATGTCGGACCTTTTGGTCAGTTTACGCTCTAGAGAAAGTTATCAGCAACTTTTTCGGAAGACCATTTTCTATAAATGACAGGGATATCGATATTGACTTGCCCATAGATATTGATGAGTCGGTAACCGATGATATGtctatcaagaacaagttcTACCAGACATATCCCCATTTGAACTTAGAAAACTTtcctgttgaagaagacgaaggGGCAACTAACACAAGAACCTCTATTTCTGTGGCCATAATCTACTTCAAGCTCCGACAGATCGACAGCAAGATTCACAACAAAATCTATAGAGTGGATATtccatttgaagatatccCCAGACAGATAATAGCGGAGATCCAAGGGAAGATGAAGCATTGGCTTGATAGCCTACCTTCATATTTGACCAAGCGTGAGTGTGACTACTGCCTTTATTTGTATAACAAACAAATCAGGTCCTTGATTGTTCCGTTCATGAATAGGCTTGAGGCGAACGACCCGCTTTTCATTGAGTGTATCAAGAGTTCCATCAATATCTGCAAGTTGAACAGAAGAATCCACGATAGCCGTAGCTCTCGGCACAGGCTTTCAATTGTATCTCTTCAGACCATATTTTTGAGTGGAGTAACGATCATATATGGGTTGTTTTCCAGGAAAGTAATATGGGACTTTGATGTAAGTGAAGGTCTCCGGAGCTGCTCTTCGACGTTGGTGCTATTGGCTGAAAGATGTCCGAGTTGCTCACAGTACCGAGACGcgtttgaaaagttgttcGAGCAAGTTAGTCATGCAAGGAGCTTACAGCAAGGACTGTTGACATCCGATTACGAAAGACCAATAGGGGGACTACTGAGTTTGACTGACTCCTCTGACATGTTTGGACAGGACCAGTTTATCAAAGAGGCCAATAAAAGACACTTTATTGACAATATGAAGACGTTTAACACTTTGGCCAACCTGGAGTAcattcaagaagaaaacttcGATGTGCTATTCGATTTCTCTGACGTCGACACGATCTTCAGGCGACTAggaaacttgaacaacaatcATTCCGGTCTCGGGATTGATCTTTAG